CTGGTGGGTTCTCTGGAGGCTGGACACACCACGAACTTCTGCGTCATCGATCCGTGGGGAAATGCCGTTGCCGTGAATCAAACCGTGAATCTCACCTACGGAGCCAAGGTGACCGTACCGGGAACCGGCGTTGTTCTGAATTGCGAAATGGACGATTTCAGTGCTCGACCCGGTGTTCCTAACTATTTCGGACTGCTGGGAAGCGAAGCCAACGCCATCGAACCGGGGAAGCGACCCCTCTCCAGCATGTCTCCCACCATCGTTGTCAATGGAGACAGGCCGGTCATGATCCTGGGTGGGGCCGGAGGGCCGAGGATCATCACCGCTATTTTACAGGTGATGATCAATTATCTCGATTTCAAGATGAGCCTGGCCCAGGCTCTGGGCCACCCGCGCTTCCACCACCAATTCATACCGGAGACTCTCTTTATGGAGGAGATGATGGTCCATCCGTTCCGGGAGGGTCAGGAACAACGGGGCCAGAAGGTTGCCTTGAGGAAAAGCCTGGGAAGAATTCAGGCCATTGCGTGGTCTGAGGAAGAGAAGGAATATGTTGGCGTTTCTGACCCAAGATCTGGGAATGGGAGCGTTGCGTACATCCGATAGATCCCCTCTTTGCCGCGTGATGGACATCATATCTTTAAGTCCCTGTGACACGATAACTTGAATTTTGGCCGAACTGGGGGAAATATGTCGCTAATGAGAATCCTGCCCGCCCTCCTTTTTTCCCTGGGGATACTCGTCGCCAGGGAGACGACGCCGGGAAACGTTATTCCGGGGAAGGTTATCTTCAAACTGGCCCCGGGAACCGCTCTCCTGAAAGCGAGGGGAACCGCTACTGCGGTGCCTGAGGTGGATGCCGTACTTTCAAGATACAGCGTTCAGTTTGTGGAGCCCCTGTTTCCTGCCTCTCGGTCCCGTCCACCGGACCTGCCTGACATCAGCCGCATTTACCTGGCAGCTTATGAGACAAATGCCAATCCTTACGCCGTGGCGCAAAGGCTTCAAGAGTCACCACAGGTGATCTATGCTGAACCGGTATTTATCCGAAGGGTTTACGGTGTCCCCGATGATTCTCTCTATTCGTCTCAATGGCACCTGTCCGCGATAATGGCGGCTGATGCCTGGGACATATCTCATGGTGATTCCACCATTATTATTGCCGTCGTGGACAACGGCTTCGATATGGATCATCCGGATCTTGAAGCCAATTATTTCACAAATCCGAATGAAATTCCCGGCAATCAGGTGGATGACGATGGAAACGGCTACGTGGATGACGTTCAGGGATGGGATTTCGGGGAATCCGATAACGATCCGACTCATGGGTCCGAGGAGGCTGCGGGATACTGGGTCCATGGGACACACGTTGCCGGTATAGCCAATGCCGTGACGGATAATCAAGCGGGAGTGGCCGGTGTAGCATGGAATGTCAAGACACTTCCTATCAAGGCCGCCTATGACGATACTCCTGAATTCATTTCTTTTGGTTACAGCGGGATCGTGTACGCCGCGGAACTTGGGGCCCATGTCATCAATTGCAGCTGGGGAGGAACGGGGTACTCCCTGGTGGGGGCTGAGGTTATTGAATATGCCACTGGTTTCGGTTCCCTCATCGTGGGTTCCGCCGGGAACGAGAATGCAAATGAGTTCCATTACCCGTCCGCTTATCAGGAAGTCCTGAGCGTTGCGTCCGTCAGCTCAAGTGACAGGAAGTCCAGTTTCAGCAATTATGGTCTATCGGTGGATGTTTCGGCACCGGGGGAGACTATCCTCTCTACTACTCCGGAAAGTGGGTACGGACATATCGGGGGCACATCAATGTCATCCCCTCTCGTCGCGGGGCTTGCGGCACTCGTCAAGTCCTACTATCCGGATTTGACAGCCAAGGAGCTGGCAGTCCGAGTGGCGGGAACGGTCGAAGGGATAGACAATCTGAATCCCCAGTATGAGGGCCTTATCGGAACCGGGCGTATTAACGCGTTTCAGGCCCTCGATTACGAGGAATCGGAGTTTGTTTCCTTTCCCCCGAAGATCGTCCTGGTAACCAGCGCCGTTACGGATGTTGTCGGGGGTAATGGAGACGGGGTCCTCGATCGTGGAGAAACTGTTTACATTTCCACCACTTACCGGAACTACTCACTGGGAACCACGCAGAGTTATACGGTGACGCTTACCACGGATGATCCTGCCCTCACGGTGGTGGATGATGTTACTTCGCCCCGTTCATTCCCTCCCGATGCGAGGGATACGATAGAGAATGGGCTTAGCTTTTCCGTTTCGGATACGGTCACCCCCCGGCTGACAAGTGTGGTTCTGAACGTGACGGCGGAAGGAGAATTTCACGCCTCCGATACACTCACTGTGACCTTGGGCAGGATGCCCGTCTTGATGGTGGATGACGACTTTGAAAGCTGTTGTGGGGACGTTCATGTTGATGGATTCTACAGGGGCATCCTGGATGAAAACAATCTCCTTTATGGAATTTGGGATCATTCCAAGCAAGGATCACCATCGGGGGAAGCTCTTCTCGGTTTTCCCATGATCATCTGGTTTACGGAGTGGGACTTCCCCAGTCTCGATTCACTGGACCGGGCCGCTTTGAGTTATTATCTGGACAATGGTGGAAACCTCTATATTTCCGGTCAGGATCTCGGATGGGATCTTGCTGATCCTGCACCAGGATTCGAAAATGAGTACAACTTTTCAAATGGAAACTCCAGGCTTTTTTATGAAACGTATCTCCATGCCACCTGGGGCGGGGATGATGCAGGTTCGGAGAATGTAGAAGGTATATGGGGCGATCCCATCAGTAGTGGGCTGGACTTCAATGTGTGGCAGCCGGGAATTGAGACTGATTCCCAGTTCCCCGATTGGTTCACTCCGGATGACCAGGCTGTCTTGATCTTCCAGTACGATAACGGAAAAGGGATGGGGCTCAGGTATGATGGAGATTATCGCCTCGTCTACACGGGAATGGGTTTGGAAGCCTTCGGCAGCGATTATGGCTCCGTGGCTCCGGAGGATATCAATGACACTCAGCGAACGGTTCTGACACGGATTCTCAGCTATCTGAACTTTATTCACCATGATCCCCTTTCGGACACTGAGTCCACGGAGACGGATTTTGATATTGCAGTGGAGGTGACGGGGGAAATTTCCGATCTTGAAAAGGTCGCTCTTTTCTATAAGACAGACGATATGACTGATTATAGTTCCTCGGACATGGAAGGGAGTGACGGTCAATTTACCGGTACAATCCCGGCACCCAATGAAGCCACCACTGTGCGGTACTATGTCGAAACGGATCATCCTTACTACACCTGGACAAATCCCGTGGGGGTGCCCGAAAATGTATTCCAATTCTATGCCGGCCCCGATACCGTACCACCGCAATTTGTCTTTGTCTCTGAGCTGGAAAACCGCATCGACCGGTCCGGTACAGACGAGGTAACGGCATTTGCTACGGACAACATCGGGATTGGCGAGGCAGTCCTGACATACACTCTTTCTACTGACAGGAATGA
This Candidatus Neomarinimicrobiota bacterium DNA region includes the following protein-coding sequences:
- a CDS encoding S8 family serine peptidase, whose protein sequence is MRILPALLFSLGILVARETTPGNVIPGKVIFKLAPGTALLKARGTATAVPEVDAVLSRYSVQFVEPLFPASRSRPPDLPDISRIYLAAYETNANPYAVAQRLQESPQVIYAEPVFIRRVYGVPDDSLYSSQWHLSAIMAADAWDISHGDSTIIIAVVDNGFDMDHPDLEANYFTNPNEIPGNQVDDDGNGYVDDVQGWDFGESDNDPTHGSEEAAGYWVHGTHVAGIANAVTDNQAGVAGVAWNVKTLPIKAAYDDTPEFISFGYSGIVYAAELGAHVINCSWGGTGYSLVGAEVIEYATGFGSLIVGSAGNENANEFHYPSAYQEVLSVASVSSSDRKSSFSNYGLSVDVSAPGETILSTTPESGYGHIGGTSMSSPLVAGLAALVKSYYPDLTAKELAVRVAGTVEGIDNLNPQYEGLIGTGRINAFQALDYEESEFVSFPPKIVLVTSAVTDVVGGNGDGVLDRGETVYISTTYRNYSLGTTQSYTVTLTTDDPALTVVDDVTSPRSFPPDARDTIENGLSFSVSDTVTPRLTSVVLNVTAEGEFHASDTLTVTLGRMPVLMVDDDFESCCGDVHVDGFYRGILDENNLLYGIWDHSKQGSPSGEALLGFPMIIWFTEWDFPSLDSLDRAALSYYLDNGGNLYISGQDLGWDLADPAPGFENEYNFSNGNSRLFYETYLHATWGGDDAGSENVEGIWGDPISSGLDFNVWQPGIETDSQFPDWFTPDDQAVLIFQYDNGKGMGLRYDGDYRLVYTGMGLEAFGSDYGSVAPEDINDTQRTVLTRILSYLNFIHHDPLSDTESTETDFDIAVEVTGEISDLEKVALFYKTDDMTDYSSSDMEGSDGQFTGTIPAPNEATTVRYYVETDHPYYTWTNPVGVPENVFQFYAGPDTVPPQFVFVSELENRIDRSGTDEVTAFATDNIGIGEAVLTYTLSTDRNDTLYAPMAFDGSLWRGEISWSAVSGHTVITYQVVVKDVSSNENEARSEPLSFKIVNQSKVGYWDEEDISQWDTGDGWGLFHFNQTIRYVMDDSPGENYSNNANNVLAKLEPLDVSPYESAYLSFLELSFMEEDKDFGYVELSRDGNEWTTASSITGVAVVRTELVDLTPYIDNGEVWLRLRMTSDEQNTYIGWYVDDIHLLVDTTLGVTGVTSSEILPSEVALGQNYPNPFNAVTAISFSLPYSSDVQLAVYDLLGREVASLVHGLKEAGRHEVLWNAHGFASGIYVYRLETSRSVKTRKLLLLK